One genomic segment of Anguilla anguilla isolate fAngAng1 chromosome 2, fAngAng1.pri, whole genome shotgun sequence includes these proteins:
- the LOC118220798 gene encoding zinc finger protein 883-like: MESFSPVEKGSLPTFNGNTEGSSYYRESRAKNADCEYLSTTALGSRTTLMVDQMKTETNEQCSVNHDEHLLTAIKIEPDELDQINTKQENHRDDGDFGNLPVNTLPTESNYDLPEIEMETEEDQSECGGVRKRFSLQGNKSLSDRKNIRSHSEIDLDEKSYVSKDSGKLLQTSEVSERQKETPTGDKLYACRPHSCPDCGKSFRKSGNLKRHQLIHTGEKQFTCTQCGKSFSRLEHLKTHQRMHTGEKPYSCSDCNKSFSRSEHLKTHKRMHTGEKPYSCHDCKKSFNHLGSLKLHRQIHTGEKPHSCNECGMSFRELRILKRHQQIHTGERQHSCTVCGKCFSHLGALKIHRRTHTGEEPYSCSDCGKSFCHLGNLKQHQLTHTDESYSCTVCGKVFFRLGNLEQHQLLHTGERLYTCSECGKSFTHLGSLHTHQRIHKGEKTYICTECGQRFYRLGTFKEHQRVHTIEKEYTCIICGDSFGHLGHFKQHQQIHNKETLFMPEDELV, from the coding sequence ATGGAGTCATTTAGCCCAGTAGAAAAAGGCTCTTTACCGACTTTCAATGGAAACACTGAAGGGAGCAGTTactacagagagagcagggccaAAAATGCAGATTGTGAATACCTCAGCACTACAGCATTAGGCTCAAGAACTACTCTGATGGTTGACCAAATGAAAACTGAGACTAATGAACAATGTAGTGTTAACCATGATGAACATCTTCTCACTGCAATAAAAATTGAGCCTGATGAACTGGaccaaattaatacaaaacaggAAAACCACAGAGATGATGGGGATTTTGGAAATTTGCCAGTGAACACACTGCCGACTGAATCTAATTATGATTTACCTGAGATTGAAATGGAAACTGAGGAAGATCAAAGTGAATGTGGTGGTGTTAGAAAGAGGTTCAGTCTTCAGGGTAATAAGAGTTTaagtgacaggaaaaacatTAGGTCTCACAGTGAAATTGACCTGGATGAGAAATCATATGTTTCTAAGGACAGTGGGAAGCTTTTACAGACTTCAGAGGTCAGTGAAAGGCAGAAAGAGACTCCCACAGGAGATAAGTTGTATGCCTGTAGACCACATTCTTGCCCTGACTGTGGGAAGAGCTTCAGGAAATCAGGAAACCTGAAAAGACATCAGCTGATTCACACTGGGGAGAAACAGTTCACTTGCACACAATGTGGGAAGAGTTTCAGTCGCTTGGAGCACTTGAAAACTCACCAGAGAATGcacacaggagaaaaaccaTATTCTTGCTCAGACTGTAATAAAAGTTTCAGTCGCTCTGAGCACTTAAAAACTCACAAAAGAATGCACACAGGTGAAAAACCATATTCTTGCCATGACTGCAAGAAAAGTTTCAATCACTTGGGAAGTTTAAAACTCCATCGGCAAATTCATACAGGAGAAAAACCACATTCTTGCAATGAGTGTGGTATGAGTTTTAGAGAATTAAGAATTTTAAAACGGCATCAGCAAATTCACACTGGAGAGAGACAACACTCTTGCACTGTCTGTGGGAAGTGTTTCAGTCACTTGGGGGCTCTAAAAATTCACCGGAGAACTCACACAGGGGAGGAGCCATACTCTTGCTCAGATTGTGGAAAAAGTTTCTGTCATTTAGGAAACTTGAAACAGCATCAGCTAACTCACACAGATGAGTCATACTCTTGCACAGTCTGTGGGAAGGTTTTCTTTCGCTTAGGGAACTTGGAACAACATCAGTTGcttcacacaggtgagagactgtacacctgcagtgagtgtgggaagagcttcacTCACTTGGGAAGCTTACACACTCACCAGAGAATtcacaaaggagaaaaaaccTATATTTGCACCGAATGTGGACAGAGGTTCTATAGGCTAGGAACTTTTAAAGAACATCAGCGGGTTCACACTATTGAGAAAGAGTACACCTGCATTATATGTGGTGATAGTTTTGGCCATTTGGGACACTTTAAACAACATCAGCAAATTCACAACAAAGAAACTCTTTTCATGCCTGAAGATGAGTTGGTGTAA